A single Bifidobacterium asteroides DNA region contains:
- a CDS encoding MFS transporter produces MSSPDQAQTSSKGLLTPPFIALLTTEILSNLGQTCLVFALPLHLLNISGSASLYGMASALAVLPFILLTPLGGALADRLHKQSTMAVLDILSALTTSCR; encoded by the coding sequence ATGAGCTCGCCCGATCAGGCCCAAACCTCAAGCAAAGGACTGCTGACACCGCCATTCATTGCTCTTCTGACGACTGAGATTCTCTCCAATCTAGGGCAGACATGTTTGGTCTTCGCCCTTCCACTTCATTTGCTGAACATTTCAGGATCAGCATCCCTCTATGGCATGGCCTCCGCTCTGGCCGTCCTTCCATTCATACTCCTGACGCCTCTGGGCGGAGCTCTGGCCGACCGGCTGCACAAGCAGTCCACCATGGCAGTGCTGGACATTCTGTCAGCGTTGACTACATCATGCAGGTAG
- a CDS encoding NAD(P)H-dependent oxidoreductase: MNILVIQGSPYGGSFSHTNAQAYAQAARRKGHTVEMIDLSQEDFDPVLRYGYAKHMEDESAPKRYQNMVARADHLVFVFPIWWAGEPAILKGWLDRVLTPQFAYRYESSLKSEGLLKGKTAQIISSSHGPAFVSKMYGSTVTRWKYSILKFCGIKFTGASILGRIDSKVDTPERRKAFTQKICNKVPSAN, from the coding sequence ATGAACATACTCGTTATTCAAGGATCACCCTATGGAGGTAGTTTTAGCCATACCAACGCCCAGGCTTATGCGCAAGCTGCCCGGCGTAAAGGCCACACAGTCGAAATGATCGACCTTAGCCAGGAAGACTTTGACCCGGTGCTTCGCTACGGCTATGCCAAGCACATGGAGGACGAATCAGCGCCTAAGCGTTATCAAAACATGGTTGCCCGAGCTGATCATCTGGTCTTCGTCTTCCCCATTTGGTGGGCGGGCGAACCGGCCATCCTCAAGGGCTGGCTGGATAGGGTACTCACGCCCCAATTTGCCTACCGATATGAGAGCAGCCTTAAATCGGAGGGACTGCTCAAAGGCAAGACAGCGCAAATCATCAGTAGCAGCCATGGGCCGGCCTTCGTCTCCAAGATGTATGGCTCCACCGTGACCCGATGGAAGTACTCCATCTTAAAATTCTGTGGTATCAAATTCACAGGGGCCAGCATTCTGGGCCGCATCGACTCGAAGGTTGATACACCTGAACGCCGCAAGGCCTTCACTCAGAAGATATGCAATAAAGTGCCCTCAGCAAATTAA
- a CDS encoding ABC transporter permease codes for MNTCKTALRVIWAHKFYLLLYLVGMSLIMIVIGSTNMQAAVRANTSSSVGRFEPAQAKIVVINRDCDNQAGCAMGQGLEQYLGKSAQLVTVKDEPQALQDANVSGKSDLTVIIPAGYGNRFLDALDDTAAQAHSGGKTPSFPKVETAASYNSSRGSLAQLQVDSYFDALRTALLTGLGQKGSMELHSSAAVKDAAAYAVAHYAGNQPHMGIHASPKTDNHGALLKGFATTVGLAAFPLMTALTVCVATLFGAFSSPDRHRRLLASPVRSSSLNGQELTAALILAGFSWVYYVALVAFSMAASGVSLASLGWGRVLLSFFVMLVFAVSAASFGFMLAQFNPSSSLINSVGVTFGLVVMFTSGSSSGGPLPPVMQTIGKLTPGWWYNTAVQSIMDSSAAGLASWGLPLTVVALFALAYACVGLMVSRLTRTRATLVAPVSSDPSMIG; via the coding sequence ATGAATACTTGTAAAACAGCACTGCGCGTCATCTGGGCGCATAAGTTCTACCTCCTCCTGTATCTAGTGGGCATGAGCCTGATCATGATTGTCATCGGTTCCACGAACATGCAGGCCGCGGTACGTGCCAATACCTCAAGCTCGGTTGGTCGCTTTGAACCTGCGCAGGCGAAAATAGTCGTCATCAACCGAGACTGCGATAACCAGGCTGGTTGCGCGATGGGCCAGGGTCTGGAGCAGTATCTGGGCAAGTCGGCCCAATTGGTGACAGTCAAAGATGAGCCTCAAGCCCTGCAGGACGCCAATGTATCCGGTAAAAGCGATTTGACCGTTATCATCCCAGCCGGATATGGCAACCGGTTCCTTGATGCGCTTGACGACACTGCTGCCCAAGCTCACAGCGGCGGTAAGACACCGAGTTTTCCTAAAGTTGAAACGGCTGCCTCCTATAATTCCAGCCGCGGCAGTCTGGCACAATTGCAGGTGGACAGTTATTTTGATGCTCTTCGTACTGCCTTGCTTACGGGTCTAGGCCAAAAAGGTTCGATGGAGCTGCATTCATCTGCGGCGGTCAAGGATGCGGCTGCCTATGCAGTAGCCCACTATGCCGGCAACCAGCCACATATGGGCATCCATGCCAGCCCCAAGACTGATAACCATGGAGCTTTGTTGAAAGGCTTCGCTACGACAGTCGGCCTGGCTGCTTTTCCCTTGATGACGGCATTGACGGTCTGCGTTGCCACACTCTTCGGGGCCTTCAGTTCTCCCGACCGACATCGACGCCTGCTTGCCTCTCCAGTGCGGTCAAGCAGCCTGAATGGACAGGAGCTCACGGCAGCCCTCATCCTGGCAGGCTTCTCCTGGGTATACTACGTGGCACTCGTTGCCTTCAGCATGGCGGCATCGGGGGTTTCCCTGGCTTCGCTTGGCTGGGGGAGGGTGCTGCTGAGCTTTTTCGTCATGCTGGTATTCGCTGTATCGGCGGCATCCTTTGGATTCATGCTTGCTCAGTTCAATCCTTCTTCTTCGCTCATAAACTCCGTCGGGGTCACCTTCGGCCTGGTGGTTATGTTCACCTCCGGGTCAAGTTCCGGCGGCCCCCTGCCTCCGGTCATGCAGACGATCGGCAAACTGACGCCGGGCTGGTGGTACAACACTGCAGTCCAATCAATCATGGATTCGAGCGCAGCAGGCTTGGCCTCCTGGGGCCTTCCGCTGACCGTGGTTGCCTTGTTCGCGCTGGCTTATGCCTGTGTCGGCCTTATGGTCTCACGCCTGACACGCACCCGGGCCACCCTGGTCGCTCCTGTCAGCTCCGACCCCAGTATGATCGGGTAG